Proteins found in one Serratia plymuthica genomic segment:
- a CDS encoding MurR/RpiR family transcriptional regulator: MAGNEIKKRVDVFGERYRARAAALSPRLQAVVRYIHEHRESVMEASAMEIAAATGTSDATVVRAVQALGFAGLRDMKSTLEAWFGTAVNSEEKMNATVSDLACDINSGIDFVLGGHKRACDVLSEPHNRQAISQAVSLLIEARQVALFGINASGILADYSARLFNRIGIPAVSLNRSGIALAEQLISLQRGDVLIMMAQKSAHREGRTTIREAKRLGIPIILLTNASDSFFAGEAHVVINVPRGGENGRLPLHGTVLVCLEMLILSVASATSARTMKTMKRIQDLNRGLKGAGRK; this comes from the coding sequence ATGGCGGGAAATGAAATAAAAAAACGTGTCGATGTTTTTGGCGAACGTTACCGCGCACGCGCGGCGGCCCTTTCTCCACGATTGCAGGCGGTGGTGCGCTACATTCATGAGCACCGCGAGTCCGTAATGGAAGCGAGCGCCATGGAGATTGCCGCAGCGACGGGCACCTCGGATGCCACCGTGGTGCGGGCGGTGCAGGCATTGGGCTTTGCCGGTTTGCGCGACATGAAAAGCACGCTGGAAGCCTGGTTTGGCACTGCGGTTAACTCGGAAGAAAAGATGAACGCGACCGTGAGCGATCTGGCCTGCGACATCAATTCCGGCATCGATTTCGTGTTGGGTGGGCATAAGCGTGCCTGCGACGTGTTATCTGAACCGCACAACCGCCAGGCCATCTCGCAAGCGGTGAGCTTGCTGATAGAGGCACGCCAGGTGGCGCTATTCGGCATTAACGCCTCCGGGATTTTGGCCGACTACAGCGCCCGGCTGTTTAATCGCATCGGCATTCCTGCGGTATCGCTTAACCGCTCCGGTATTGCCCTCGCCGAACAGTTGATCAGCCTCCAGCGCGGCGACGTGTTGATCATGATGGCGCAGAAGTCGGCGCACAGGGAAGGGAGGACGACCATTCGCGAAGCGAAGCGCCTCGGCATCCCGATTATTTTGCTGACCAACGCGAGCGACTCATTTTTTGCCGGGGAAGCGCATGTGGTGATCAACGTTCCCCGGGGCGGCGAGAATGGCCGCTTACCGCTGCACGGCACCGTGTTGGTGTGCCTGGAAATGCTGATTCTTTCCGTCGCCTCGGCCACCTCTGCACGCACGATGAAAACCATGAAGCGCATTCAGGATTTAAATCGCGGGCTTAAAGGGGCGGGGAGGAAGTAG